The sequence below is a genomic window from Streptomyces sp. NBC_00289.
CGAGGGGTACCGGGGCGAACCGCGGTCGAAGCCGCCCTTCCCGGTGGAGAAGGGCCTGTTCGGCAAGCCCACGGCCGAGAACAACGTGGAGACGCTGGTCAACGTCCTGCCGATTCTCACGGCGGGCGCACCGGCCTACGCCGCGGTCGGCACGGCCCGGTCCACCGGACCCAAGCTGTTCTGCGTCTCGGGGAGTGTGGAGCGGCCGGGCGTCTACGAGCTGCCGTTCGGGGCGACGCTCGGCGAGCTGCTCACGCTCGCGGGCGTACGCCGGGGACTGCGGGCGGTCCTGCTCGGCGGCGCGGCGGGTGGCTTCGTACGACCGGACGAACTGGACATCCCCCTCACGTTCGAGGGCACGCGGGAGGCGGGCACCACGCTCGGGTCGGGCGTGGTCATGGCCTTCGACGACACGGTGCCCCTGCCCCGTCTGCTGCTGCGGATCGCGGAGTTCTTCCGCGACGAGTCGTGCGGGCAGTGCGTGCCCTGCCGGGTGGGCACGGTGCGGCAGGAGGAGGCGCTGCGCCGGATCGCGGAGCGCACGGGTGCGGCCGCCGCGGACGACATCGCCCTGCTCAGGGAGGTCGGCCGCGCGATGCGGGACGCCTCGATCTGCGGTCTGGGGCAGACCGCGTGGAACGCCGTGGAATCCGCCGTCGACCGTCTGGGGGCCTACGAATGACCGCGATACCGCTGGGAGTGCCGCGTCGGCTGGTCGAGTTCACCCTCGACGGGCAGGAGGCCAGGGTGCCCGAGGGCTCGACCGTCCTCGACGCCTGCCGGGCCGCCGGGAAGGACGTGCCGACGCTCTGCCAGGGCGACACCCTCACGCCGAAGAACGCCTGCCGGGTCTGCGTGGTGGAGGTCGAGGGGTCGCGCACCCTCGTTCCGGCGTGCTCGCGCAGGGCCGAGCCGGGCATGGAGGTCCGTACCGACACCGAACGCGCCCGCCACAGCCGCAAGGTGGTCCTCGAACTGCTCGCCTCCTCGGTCGACCTGTCGACGACCCCGGGGGCCGCCGAATGGATCAGGGACTACGGGGCGGAGCCGGACCGCTTCGGCCCGGGTGCGGCCCGCCTGGACGAGGTGCCCCGCGTCGACAACGACCTGTACGTGCGCGACTACGACAAGTGCATCCTCTGCTACAAGTGCGTGGAC
It includes:
- a CDS encoding 2Fe-2S iron-sulfur cluster-binding protein translates to MTAIPLGVPRRLVEFTLDGQEARVPEGSTVLDACRAAGKDVPTLCQGDTLTPKNACRVCVVEVEGSRTLVPACSRRAEPGMEVRTDTERARHSRKVVLELLASSVDLSTTPGAAEWIRDYGAEPDRFGPGAARLDEVPRVDNDLYVRDYDKCILCYKCVDACGEQWQNSFAISVVGRGFDARIAVERDAPLTDSACVYCGNCVEVCPTGALSFKSEFDMRAAGTWDESAQTETTTVCAYCGVGCNLTLHVQDNEIVKVTSPHDNPVTHGNLCIKGRFGYQHVQNRG